A genomic region of Trifolium pratense cultivar HEN17-A07 linkage group LG3, ARS_RC_1.1, whole genome shotgun sequence contains the following coding sequences:
- the LOC123913135 gene encoding organ-specific protein S2-like, with protein sequence MRPALALLAFLFLFLFAATIESRKDLKEYWKTVMKDEEMPEGIQGLLQLKSETEPLKKSKAQEKHAKGKCDEHSVNNEFEPIPSTTRYDGDGYKSVKLPVNNEFEPIPSTTRYDGDGYKSVKLPVNNEFEPIPSTTRYDGDGYKSIKLPVNNEFEPIPSVTRYDGDGHKSVKLPVNNEFEPIPSVTRYDGDGHKSVKLPVNNEFEPIPSVTRYDGDGHKSVKLPVNNEFEPIPSVTRYDGDGYKSMKLPVNDEFEPIPNISKYDGDSYNNMKLPVNNEFEPIPNLSKYDGDSYNNMKLPVNNEFEPIPNVSKYDGNGYNGKKLHVNEEFEPRPSATKYNE encoded by the exons ATGAGGCCTGCTCTTGCTCTGCTTGCTTTCCTCTTCCTTTTCTTG TTTGCTGCTACTATAGAATCAAGAAAAGATCTAAAAGAATACTGGAAAACTGTTATGAAAGATGAAGAGATGCCAGAGGGAATTCAAGGACTTCTTCAACTGAAATCTGAGACCGAACCTTTGAAAAAATCCAAAGCCCAAGAAAAACATGCCAAAGGTAAATGTGATGAGCATTCCGTGAACAATGAGTTTGAACCAATACCAAGTACTACAAGATATGATGGTGATGGTTATAAGAGTGTTAAACTACCGGTGAACAACGAGTTTGAACCCATACCAAGTACTACAAGGTATGACGGTGATGGTTATAAGAGTGTTAAACTACCTGTGAACAACGAGTTTGAACCCATACCAAGTACTACAAGGTATGACGGTGATggttataagagtattaaactACCGGTGAACAATGAGTTTGAACCCATACCAAGTGTTACAAGGTATGATGGTGATGGCCATAAGAGTGTTAAACTACCGGTGAACAATGAGTTTGAACCCATACCAAGTGTTACAAGGTATGACGGTGACGGTCATAAGAGTGTTAAACTACCGGTGAACAATGAGTTTGAACCCATACCAAGTGTTACAAGGTATGACGGTGATGGTCATAAGAGTGTTAAACTACCGGTGAACAATGAGTTTGAACCCATACCAAGTGTTACAAGATATGACGGTGATGGTTATAAGAGTATGAAACTACCGGTGAATGACGAGTTTGAACCCATTCCAAATATTTCAAAGTATGATGGTGATAGCTATAATAATATGAAACTACCAGTAAATAACGAGTTTGAACCCATTCCAAATCTTTCAAAGTATGATGGTGACAGCTATAATAATATGAAACTACCAGTAAATAACGAGTTTGAACCCATTCCAAATGTTTCAAAGTATGACGGTAATGGTTATAATGGTAAGAAACTACATGTGAACGAGGAATTTGAACCGAGGCCAAGCGCCACCAAGTAtaatgaataa